The Urbifossiella limnaea genome has a window encoding:
- the msrB gene encoding peptide-methionine (R)-S-oxide reductase MsrB, protein MGRSASGYDLSPLTADARAAAEATLTPDERRVILHQGTERPFCGGLLKNKEAGVYVCRLCGLPLFRSGSKFESGTGWPSFTTPYDPAHVAEVVDDSHGMVRTEIRCARCDGHLGHVFPDGPAPSGLRYCLNSVSLAFRTEPPPPGAGPSLAPATGPA, encoded by the coding sequence ATGGGCCGATCCGCGAGTGGGTATGACCTGTCGCCGCTGACCGCCGACGCCCGCGCCGCGGCCGAGGCGACACTGACGCCGGACGAGCGGCGCGTCATACTACACCAGGGCACGGAGCGGCCGTTCTGCGGCGGGCTGCTGAAGAACAAGGAAGCGGGCGTGTACGTGTGCCGGCTGTGCGGCCTGCCGCTGTTCCGCTCGGGGTCGAAGTTCGAGTCCGGCACCGGTTGGCCGAGCTTCACGACGCCGTACGACCCGGCCCACGTCGCGGAGGTCGTGGACGACAGCCACGGCATGGTCCGCACCGAGATTCGCTGCGCCCGCTGCGACGGCCACCTCGGCCACGTCTTCCCTGACGGCCCGGCGCCGTCGGGTCTTCGGTACTGCCTGAACTCGGTGTCGCTGGCGTTCAGGACCGAACCGCCGCCGCCGGGCGCGGGTCCGTCCCTTGCCCCTGCAACGGGGCCGGCTTAG
- the tuf gene encoding elongation factor Tu, translating to MKKVHVNVGTIGHIDHGKTTLTAAVLAVQAELGLAERKDYHAIAKGGVRRDETKTVTVVASHVRYETEHREYAHVDCPGHADYVKNMITGAAQMDGAVLLISAVDGPMPQTREHVLLARQVGLDRLVVFLNKVDLVTDAELVDLVELETRDLLAKYGYDGAGTPVVRGNAKGALDNPADPVFNGCVRELLAALDAHVPAPAREVDKPFLLPVEGVYSIEGLGTVVTGLVARGRVGPGDRVEVLGAADGLEAVVTSVEAFHLPTARAEAGENVGVRLRGVKADQVWRGCVLAAPGSVTPNTRFRASVYALTKAEGGRHTPFFSGYKPQFFVRTTDVTGALTLPAGVDMVMPGDSAPVEVTLDRPVALTAGGRFAIREGGKTVGSGVVTELLG from the coding sequence ATGAAGAAGGTTCACGTCAACGTCGGCACCATCGGCCACATCGACCACGGCAAGACCACCCTCACCGCCGCCGTCCTCGCCGTTCAGGCCGAACTCGGCCTCGCCGAGCGGAAGGACTACCACGCCATCGCCAAGGGCGGCGTGCGGCGCGACGAGACGAAGACGGTCACCGTCGTCGCCAGCCACGTCCGGTACGAGACGGAGCACCGCGAGTACGCCCACGTCGACTGCCCGGGGCACGCGGACTACGTCAAGAACATGATCACCGGGGCCGCCCAGATGGACGGGGCGGTGCTGCTGATCTCGGCCGTGGACGGCCCGATGCCGCAGACGCGCGAGCACGTCCTCCTCGCCCGCCAGGTCGGCCTCGACCGGCTCGTCGTCTTCCTCAACAAGGTGGACCTCGTGACGGACGCCGAGTTGGTGGACCTGGTCGAGCTGGAGACCCGCGACCTGCTGGCGAAGTACGGCTACGACGGCGCCGGCACGCCGGTCGTCCGCGGCAACGCGAAGGGCGCCCTCGACAACCCGGCCGACCCCGTGTTCAACGGGTGCGTCCGCGAGCTGCTGGCGGCGCTCGACGCCCACGTCCCCGCACCGGCGCGGGAGGTGGACAAGCCGTTCCTTCTGCCGGTCGAGGGCGTGTACTCGATCGAGGGGCTCGGCACGGTCGTCACCGGCCTGGTCGCCCGGGGGCGGGTCGGCCCCGGTGACCGCGTCGAGGTGCTTGGCGCCGCCGACGGCCTGGAGGCGGTCGTCACCAGCGTCGAGGCGTTCCACCTGCCGACGGCCCGGGCCGAGGCCGGCGAAAACGTCGGCGTCCGGCTGCGCGGCGTGAAGGCCGACCAGGTGTGGCGGGGCTGCGTGCTCGCCGCCCCGGGGTCGGTGACGCCGAACACGCGGTTTCGGGCGTCGGTGTACGCGCTGACGAAGGCGGAGGGCGGTCGTCACACCCCGTTCTTCAGCGGGTACAAGCCGCAGTTCTTCGTCCGCACCACCGACGTGACCGGGGCGTTGACGCTGCCGGCGGGCGTCGACATGGTGATGCCGGGCGACTCGG